The genome window GCCGTGACGTGCTTGAGGAGCCGGACCGTGACCGAGGGCGACACCAGCGAGTCGCCCACCGCGGCGGCCCGAACGGCCTCGGCCAGCAGGGTCGGCCCGGCGTCCTTGAGCAGGAACCCGCAGGCGCCGCCGTGCAACGCCCCGTAGACGTACTCGTCGAGGTCGAACGTCGTCACCACGACCACCCGCAGCGGATCGGCCACCCCCGGACCGGCCAGCAACCGCGTCGCCTCCAGACCGTCCAGCTTCGGCATCCGGATGTCCAGCAGACACACATCGGGCCGCATCTCACGGGCCAGCCGCACGGCCGTCTCACCGTCGGCGGCCTCGGCGACCACGGTGATGTCCGGCTGCGCGTCGAGGAAGAAACGGAAGCCGGTGCGGACCATGTCCTGGTCGTCGGCGATCAGAACCCGGATCGGTCGCGCGAGGACGGACCCGGCTGGGAGGTCGTCGCCGTGCTCCCGGCCGCCCCGGTCCCCGCCAGGTGAGCTGAACCGCCCGGCCCGGCTTCCCGTATCTCCTCTCGGGGATGGCGGGAGACCGCGTGCACGGAAGGAGAACAGCGTGTCGATACCGCCCGAACCGGGCCGGACGACGAAGCGTCCCACGATCGAGCCCACCTACGTCATGCGCCGGCGCAGGACCGAGGCCCTGGCCGAGCTGCTGCGCGAGTTCGAGCAGTACAAGGGGACCACCACCCAGAACGACGAGTACGAGACGGTCGCCGTGCCACCGGCGCCGACACCCGCACCGCCGCCTCCGCCCGCGCCGCCACCGCCGCCCGCACCGGAGGCGAAGCCCGCGCCCGAGTGGATCCTGCCCCGTACGGAGTACGAGACCGAGGAACTGCCCCCGTACATGGTCGGTGAGGACTTCGCCGCCGACACGGTCTCGCACGGCGGGCGACGGCAGCGGCGGCGCCCCGTGCCCGGCGGCGGATCCGGACTGAAGCGCGCCGCGGTGGTCGTCGGCGTCGGCGCGGCGGCCCTCCTCGGCTTCGGCGCCGCCCTGCTGCTGCCCGGTGGCGAGAAGGAGAAGGAGGCCCGCGCCGTCACCCCGACCCCGTCGGCACCCGCGGCCTCGGCCCCCGCCCGCAACGCCGGAGTCGACCCCGACGGCGCCGGTACCCTCCGCGAGGGCGACAGCGGCGCCGAGGTCTCCGAACTCCAGCAACGGCTGCTCCGTATCCCGAATGTGTACGACAACGGCTCCACCTCGGGCCAGTACGACGCCGTACTGAAGGAAGCGGTGGCACGGTTCCAGCTCTGGTACGGCATCCGGGGCGACGAAACGGGCGTCTACGGCAACGACACCCGCCAGGACCTCGAATCCCGCACGGCGCTCTAGCCGCACGGAGGGGTCTCGGACCCGGTGCGTGACGGGCGTATCCGGGTTGTTGCCCCGCCTCGAACGGACCATATTGGCCATATGGTGACGAAGGCGTCCGGTGTGCCGCGGGCTGCCACGGCCGGTGAGGCGATGGCGGTGGTCGATGCGCGCGGCCTCGTCGTGGGGTGGAGCGAGGGGGCCCGGCGGCTCACCGGGTACACGGCCGGGGAGGTGACCGGGCGACCGGCGGCGGATCTGGTCGACGGGGACGCGGCGGTGGTGTGGCGGACGCTGCTGACGCACGGCGACGCGGTGGTGGACGTGCGCTACCGGGACGGCCGCCGACAGAAGGTGGCGCTGCGGATCTGCCCGCTGCGGGGCGGGCGGGGCGAGCGGCGGCGGTTCGTCGTCCAGGCGAACCCCGACCGCGACGAGCGGGGCCTCGGCGAGCTGGCCTTCAAGCAGGCCTCCATGTCCATGTCCATCTTCGACAAGGGGCAGCGCTATCTGCGGATGAACGACTGGGCGTGCCGGGTCATGGGCCAGCCCGAGGAGGAGTTCCGGCACCAGTACTTCCCCGACACCGTGGAGGACGCCGAGCACAGCCGGGGCTTCCTGCGGCATCTGGAGATCGTGGTGGAGACCGGGCAGCCGGTGCACTACGAGAGCTGGACCCGCTCGCCGTCCGGCCGGCGGATGCACGCCTGGAGCTTCGAGATGTGGCCCGTACGGGACCGCTCCGGCGGGCTGATCGGCACCGCGCTCGCCGGGTTCGACAGCAGCGAGCAGTTCTGGGCCCGCCAGCGGCTGGCCCTGCTGAACGAGGCCGCCGGATCCATCGGCACCAAGCTCGACGTCGTCCAGACCGCCCGCGAACTCGCCGAGCTGGTCGTGCCCCGGCTCGCCGACTTCGCCAGCGTCGACCTCCTGGAGTCCGTGCTCCAGGGCGAGGAACCCGAGGCGGTCCCCCTGGACGGCGGCGTGCGACTGCACCGAGCGGCCCACCACTCCGACACACCGGGTGTCCCCGAGGCGGCGATCGCCCTGGGCTCCGCCGATGTGTACCCGCCGTCCTCACCCCCGGCCCGCGCCCTGCTCAGCGGCGAGCCCGTGCTCACCCGCACCGGCGACCACTCCCTCGACGCCTGGTTCGCGCGGCACGGCGCCCGCTCCGCGAAGCTCCGGGAGGCCGAGGACCACGACCTGTCCCTGATGGCCGTACCCCTGGTAGCCCGCGGTACCACCCTCGGCGTGGCCGTCCTCGTCCGCCTGCTGACCCCCGAGCACCCCGACGCCTTCGACCAGGACGACGTGTCCCTCGCCGAGGAACTCTCCAGCCGGGCCGCGGTCTGTGTCGACAACGCCCGCCGCTACACCAAGGAACGCACCACGGCGCTTGCGCTCCAGCGCAGCCTGCTGCCGAAGACGGTCGCCGGACAGGCGGCCGTCGAGTTCGCCTCCCGCTATCTGCCCGCGCTGTCGCAGGCCGGGGTCGGCGGCGACTGGTTCGACGTGATTCCGCTGTCCGGGACCCGGGTGGCCCTGGTCGTCGGGGATGTCGTCGGCCACGGCATCCACGCCTCCGTCACCATGGGCCGGCTGCGCACCGCCGTCTGGGCGCTCGCCGACGTCGACCTGCCGCCCGACGAACTCCTCACCCACCTCGACGACCTCGTCGAACACCTCGCCGCCGGTGACGGCACCGGCGAGGGGGAGATCGGCGCGACCTGTCTGTACGCGGTGTACGACCCGGTGGACCGCAGCTGCTCGATCGCCTCGGCCGGCCATGTGCCACCCGTGGTCGTGCGGCCCGACGGCACGGTGGAGGTCGTGGAGGTGGCCGCGGGACCGATGCTCGGTGTCGGTGGACTCCCGTTCGAGGCGACGGAGCTGGCCCTGCCCGAGGGCTCGGTCCTCGCCCTGTACACCGACGGTCTGGTCGAGGCCCGTGACCGTGACGTCGACGCCGGCACCGCCGCCCTGTGCGCCGCGCTGGAGGGGTCGGTGGGCAGTCTGGAGAGCGCCTGCGACACCGTGCTGAAGGCGCTGCTCCCCGACACCCCGGCCGACGACGTGGCCCTGCTGCTCGCCCGTACCCGCGCCCTCGACGCGGAACAGGTGGCCGTCTGGAACCTCTCCGACGATCCGGCGCTGGTCGCCAACGCGCGCAAGCTCGCCACGGACCAGCTCACCCGCTGGGGCCTGGAGGAGGCCGTCTTCGTCACCGAACTCGTGGTCAGCGAACTCGTCACCAACGCCATCCGCTACGGCGGCTCCCCGATCCAGCTGCGCCTGATCCGCGACCGCACCCTCATCTGCGAGGTCTCCGACGCCAGCAGCACCTCACCGCATCTGCGCCGGGCACGCCAGTTCGACGAGGGGGGCCGCGGCCTGCTCCTGGTCGCCCAGCTCACCGACCGCTGGGGCAGCCGCCCGAGCGGCGCGGGCAAGACCATCTGGGCCGAACAGGCCCTGCCGCCGAGTCTGTAGCGGGCTCTGCCCGGCCTGCGGAAGGCCGTACCAGGCATGCGAGAAGGCCGTGCCGAGCGTCCGAGAAAGCCGTACCGAGCATGCGAGAAGGCTGCCGGGGGTGGAGTGAGCCACCCCCGACAGCCTCGATCTGTGGCGGAGTTACTTCTTCCGCAGGCGCACCGACACCCCGTGCGCGGTGAAGACCTGCTCGGCCGTCCAGCCCTCGACGGCCACCGAGACCTCGGCGAACCGGCCCTGCAGGGACCGCGCGTCGATCACGGCGACCGTGCTGCCGGAATGCGGCGCCTGCTCGGCGTCGAAGCGGACCACCAGCTTGCTGCCCCGCTCCAGGACCGCGCGCCGGTCCACCACGAGTGCCGCGTCGTCGCCCCGGTCCAGCGTCACATCGAGGACACCGGCCTGCGTGTACGTACCGCGGACGCGGACGCTGCTGTGGTCGCCGGTGGCCAGCGTGCCGCCCGTCACCTCGACGTCACCGCGGCCGAAGGCCTCCTTGGAACCCGCCGCGAGGACACCGGCCTCGACGACCGTGCCGCCCTTGTACTCGTTGGCGCCGGCCAGCGTCAGCGTGCCGCTGCCCTTCTTGACGAGGCGGCCCGTGCCGTCGAGGTCGTTGCGCCAGGTGTCGGCCGCGTGGAAGCCGCCGAGCGCGGCGTCCAGGGTGACGGTGACATCCGCGTCGAGGGCGCCGTACCCGTCCGCCGCGGCGAACAGGTTGAGCCGGCCCCACTGCTCCCAGCCGTCCAGCAGGACGTACCCGGCGGGCAGCGCGGTGGTACGCAGCACCTCGCGCCGCTGGGCCGCGTCGAGGTAGGGCAGCCGCGTCTCCAGCAGCACCTCGGCGCCCTTCGGCACGGTCAGGTCCTGGGACTTGCCGCGCCGGGGCAGCACGTACGTCAGCTTCGGCTCGACCGTGCGCAGGTTGGCCTCGCGGTCGGCGTACCGGTCGTCGGCGTCCGAGTGCGCGTGGGCGAACAGCGTGTCGGCGGTGGTGCCCGTCTTCGCCTGGAAGTACTCGGCGGCCTGCTTGCGCGCGGCGGCCTTGAGCGTGGCGTTCTTCGGGTCGGCGAGGGCGGCGGCGGCCAGCGCGGTGGCCATGACCCTGCCGCCGAGGACGTCGACCGTGGAGTGCATACCGGACATGATCCGGGTGTGACTCAGCTCGAAGGCGCGGGTCACGATCTCCTGGAAGCGCTCCGGGACCGCGTACGCGAACGCCAGCGCCGCCAGGTGGAAGGCGTTGGTGTGGCCGCTGGGGAAGCCGCCGTCCTCGGCCGGGTTCTCGCCGCGCTGCCGCAGCAGCTGCTTCACGACGATCACGTCGGAGTCGTAGACCGGGTACCCCAGCTCGTCCACCTTGCCGGTGTCGACGACCTCGCTGTCCTCGTTCATCCGCCACGGGCGCGGGTACTGGAACGTGAACTTGGCGGGGTTGCCCGAGGCGAACGGGCCGCGCACGGTGTCGACCAGCTTGGCCACCTGGCCGAGGTCGGAGTCGTACGAGCCGGCGCCCAGCGCGGAACCGGCGGGCGCGCCGGCCGGCACGGCGTCGTTGATCTTGGCGGCCGGGATGTCGTCGGGGGCGGCGGTGATCGAGGTGACCGCCTTGGCGCCCGAGCGGTACAGCTCGGCCAGCGGGCCGAGGGCGCCGATCATGGCGTAGCTCTGGTGCTGCCGGTCGTAGACGAACGCCTCGCGGGCCTGCGCCTCCGTGCGGCGGCGGGTGAGGCGCACGCTGTAGCGCATGTTGTCGCGCAGGATCTCCGGCAGCAGCGGGGTGCCGGTGTTCCAGGCGCTCCCGGTCTTCCAGATCTCGGCGAAGCCGCCGAGCGCGCGGACCACGGCGTTGGTCTCGGGGGTGAGGTTCGCCGTGATGTTGGTGGTGTAGTCGTCCACGAACGGGGTGAAGGCGGTCGCGGCCTTCTCCTCGGCCGCGGAGGCCTGCCACATGGTCGCGAGGGTCGGAGCGGCGATCAGGCCGGCCGAGACGCCGAGAGAACTTCTGAGGAAGACACGGCGGTTGAGTCTGTGGTGCCCGGCAGATGACGGCATGGAGCGCCGCTCCTTTCGCGGTGTGTTGAGCGGGTGCGGGCTGAGCGTGGAGTTGACGAATGTCCGGTCGGTGTCCGGTCGGCGACCGGACGGTGATCAGCGGATGACCGGTCGGAGGAGAGTTCGTGAGAGTGCCAACGCCCCTTCGACCGGCGGCACTTGGAGAACCTGCGGTCGCGCGGACGGTACAGCGTCGAACAGTGCTTCGGCGAATGCCGAGTACAGGGCGGGTCTGGAGCGGATGGTCCCGCCGGCCACCACCACGTCGTCCACCGGGACCCCGCGGGCGGCGAGCCGCGCCACGAGCGAGGCGAGCGCACGACCCCCCTCTGCGATCACCCGGTGGGCGAGCAGCGAGCCCTCCTCGGCGGCCTCGAACACCGCGGGAGCGTGCCGGCCCCAGTCGGCGGACACATCCGTCGCGGCCTCCAACGCCCCGCCGAGCGCCGGGACTTCACCCACCCCGAAGGCGGCGGTGAGCCGGGCGGCGAGCGTGTCGGGTGCCTCGCCCCGGTCGTGCGCCGCCCACACGGCACGGGTCGCCTCACGGACCAGACCGGCCGCGCCGCCCTCGTCGCCGAGCACCGCGCCCCAGCCGCCGACCTGCACCGACGTACCGTCGGCGGACCGGCCGACGGCCACCGAACCGGTGCCCGCGACCAGGCCCGCCCCCCGGTCCAGACCGGCGGCGGGCACCAGCAGCTCGGCGTCGCCCACCACCAGG of Streptomyces phaeolivaceus contains these proteins:
- a CDS encoding response regulator → MVRTGFRFFLDAQPDITVVAEAADGETAVRLAREMRPDVCLLDIRMPKLDGLEATRLLAGPGVADPLRVVVVTTFDLDEYVYGALHGGACGFLLKDAGPTLLAEAVRAAAVGDSLVSPSVTVRLLKHVTAERAGTEAAPGAEAPRPQEQLTDRELDVVRLVALGHTNAEIAASMFVSLSTVKTHLGSIQLKLAARNRVEIAAWAWRTGHAGERA
- a CDS encoding ATP-binding SpoIIE family protein phosphatase, which codes for MVTKASGVPRAATAGEAMAVVDARGLVVGWSEGARRLTGYTAGEVTGRPAADLVDGDAAVVWRTLLTHGDAVVDVRYRDGRRQKVALRICPLRGGRGERRRFVVQANPDRDERGLGELAFKQASMSMSIFDKGQRYLRMNDWACRVMGQPEEEFRHQYFPDTVEDAEHSRGFLRHLEIVVETGQPVHYESWTRSPSGRRMHAWSFEMWPVRDRSGGLIGTALAGFDSSEQFWARQRLALLNEAAGSIGTKLDVVQTARELAELVVPRLADFASVDLLESVLQGEEPEAVPLDGGVRLHRAAHHSDTPGVPEAAIALGSADVYPPSSPPARALLSGEPVLTRTGDHSLDAWFARHGARSAKLREAEDHDLSLMAVPLVARGTTLGVAVLVRLLTPEHPDAFDQDDVSLAEELSSRAAVCVDNARRYTKERTTALALQRSLLPKTVAGQAAVEFASRYLPALSQAGVGGDWFDVIPLSGTRVALVVGDVVGHGIHASVTMGRLRTAVWALADVDLPPDELLTHLDDLVEHLAAGDGTGEGEIGATCLYAVYDPVDRSCSIASAGHVPPVVVRPDGTVEVVEVAAGPMLGVGGLPFEATELALPEGSVLALYTDGLVEARDRDVDAGTAALCAALEGSVGSLESACDTVLKALLPDTPADDVALLLARTRALDAEQVAVWNLSDDPALVANARKLATDQLTRWGLEEAVFVTELVVSELVTNAIRYGGSPIQLRLIRDRTLICEVSDASSTSPHLRRARQFDEGGRGLLLVAQLTDRWGSRPSGAGKTIWAEQALPPSL
- a CDS encoding N-acetylglucosamine kinase, which translates into the protein MQDSRPVAVGMDVGGTKTHLRAAAGTDSVADHIRPSRGWRPHDPSAATAWLATLVGEVLPAHTRPSAVAVGAHACETPRQCEGIRLALQERLQVPCLVVGDAELLVPAAGLDRGAGLVAGTGSVAVGRSADGTSVQVGGWGAVLGDEGGAAGLVREATRAVWAAHDRGEAPDTLAARLTAAFGVGEVPALGGALEAATDVSADWGRHAPAVFEAAEEGSLLAHRVIAEGGRALASLVARLAARGVPVDDVVVAGGTIRSRPALYSAFAEALFDAVPSARPQVLQVPPVEGALALSRTLLRPVIR
- a CDS encoding peptidoglycan-binding domain-containing protein, which encodes MSIPPEPGRTTKRPTIEPTYVMRRRRTEALAELLREFEQYKGTTTQNDEYETVAVPPAPTPAPPPPPAPPPPPAPEAKPAPEWILPRTEYETEELPPYMVGEDFAADTVSHGGRRQRRRPVPGGGSGLKRAAVVVGVGAAALLGFGAALLLPGGEKEKEARAVTPTPSAPAASAPARNAGVDPDGAGTLREGDSGAEVSELQQRLLRIPNVYDNGSTSGQYDAVLKEAVARFQLWYGIRGDETGVYGNDTRQDLESRTAL
- a CDS encoding phosphatase PAP2 family protein translates to MPSSAGHHRLNRRVFLRSSLGVSAGLIAAPTLATMWQASAAEEKAATAFTPFVDDYTTNITANLTPETNAVVRALGGFAEIWKTGSAWNTGTPLLPEILRDNMRYSVRLTRRRTEAQAREAFVYDRQHQSYAMIGALGPLAELYRSGAKAVTSITAAPDDIPAAKINDAVPAGAPAGSALGAGSYDSDLGQVAKLVDTVRGPFASGNPAKFTFQYPRPWRMNEDSEVVDTGKVDELGYPVYDSDVIVVKQLLRQRGENPAEDGGFPSGHTNAFHLAALAFAYAVPERFQEIVTRAFELSHTRIMSGMHSTVDVLGGRVMATALAAAALADPKNATLKAAARKQAAEYFQAKTGTTADTLFAHAHSDADDRYADREANLRTVEPKLTYVLPRRGKSQDLTVPKGAEVLLETRLPYLDAAQRREVLRTTALPAGYVLLDGWEQWGRLNLFAAADGYGALDADVTVTLDAALGGFHAADTWRNDLDGTGRLVKKGSGTLTLAGANEYKGGTVVEAGVLAAGSKEAFGRGDVEVTGGTLATGDHSSVRVRGTYTQAGVLDVTLDRGDDAALVVDRRAVLERGSKLVVRFDAEQAPHSGSTVAVIDARSLQGRFAEVSVAVEGWTAEQVFTAHGVSVRLRKK